The Myxocyprinus asiaticus isolate MX2 ecotype Aquarium Trade chromosome 31, UBuf_Myxa_2, whole genome shotgun sequence genome has a segment encoding these proteins:
- the LOC127421812 gene encoding uncharacterized protein LOC127421812: MQKIKAFDDLFYTSVIVNDQFHMRGMLDTGSMSCTLSETAEQKLLAENVVLDKRSLPENIILVGVGGKTAQPKCLYEVSMKVYGISCRVPILVVPGQHDDLILGTNLIKHIVNQMKNTDEYWDFISQSATQLSPDGEHFLDVMSNLTRWRHDEIPSKIGTIKLHHAVTLAARQEHLVWGRLPSDTLLSLGSTILVEPTTSKTMPRNIMVARVITSMWGDRWVPMKITNLSDQPVTLRKNRKLADVSPCLAVEDFPVLQGTGKIKEVSSEMQASPNYTSNLRLQDVGLSEIDIDLCKVTDASKEKLVQLLVNYNDVFSKHPLDCGEAKEFEHRIRLTDERPFRLPYRRIPPAHYQKLRQVLTEMEEQGIIRKSVSEYASPLVLVWKKDGSLRICTDFRWLNARTLKDAHPLPHQSDCLAALGGNNYFSTLDLTSGFYNLPMHEQDKKYTAFITPMGLHEYNRMPQGLCNSPASFMRMMLSIFGDMNFSSLLCYLDDLLVFAPTEQEALSRLEMVFQRLRLYHLKLSPKKCHFLRDSVRFLGHIISGHGISVDFTKVDVISKMSKLQLMEEDGCTPSARRIKSFLGMIFYYQHFIHNCSSIAKPLFALTAGQKRRGKEKVRKPVGTFRKLNPSDWTEDCDIAFNTLKERLSNCAVLAHPDFSRPLILSIDASLDGLGAVLSQVPAGEEIARPIAFASKTLTVSQRKYPAHRLEFLALKWSVCEKFSHWLKGHSFTVWTDNNPLTHIMTKPKLDACEQRWVSKLASYSFDIKHIAGVKNIVADTLSRDPFARSISHRLMNESYNRLLNEVDAVGEEGIQDVFRLKVECHKMSDQPGCQSSCHVQSCDPVTVKTLCHVQDDWEMATVTRAVQLVQLVQQIAATSQGEQPLPMFSHDELERSQELDLTISKVLPFVLRKRRPSRREKEKLDYRALALVKQWDHLKVCDGILYRLTKDPISRQRRHQYVLPHSMVEKVLHGLHDLAGHQGQARTVHLARQRFFWPKMESEIREYVKCCKRCILAKTPEPAARAPLESIQTSAPMELVCLDFWSAEDNKQRSVDVLVLTDHFTKLAHAFPCINQTAKQVARKLWDHVFCVYGFPERIHTDQGTNFESELIAELLALSGVSKSRTTAYHPMGNGITERFNRTLGNMLRSLPLRSKDKWPQQIQTLTFAYNSTIHETTGYAPFQLMFGPVPRLPVDIMFKQVSKDPVIVDYSSYVATLMSHLHEAAEIAQKHAVQEQRKQTKIYNRKIKGVHLSNGDRVLIANKGERGKRKLADRWEPTVYTIVDNDPQTHIYKVKDDKGHTKVVHRNMLLDISFLPVICPEDETCGSTVADCSNDFECESRSTNSTDSLEDEDPENKTHSLVLNEDVSKSSKPFDVQMEQEEDEGDDTYCVNSGQDSQNQMLPDKTLNTGNSDCDNASLATSDLTNSGITDSDLPVCDDASMPGPEQGTITTRAGRVVKKVNRLIETMAQKPFKMANLSNRFQKKSQSLLSLF, encoded by the coding sequence ATGCAGAAAATAAAGGCTTTTGATGATCTTTTCTATACTTCTGTGATTGTAAATGACCAGTTCCACATGAGAGGAATGCTTGACACTGGCTCTATGTCTTGTACTCTTAGTGAGACAGCTGAACAAAAGTTGTTGGCTGAAAATGTTGTCTTGGACAAAAGATCACTACCTGAGAATATCATTCTTGTCGGTGTTGGGGGTAAGACCGCACAGCCAAAATGTTTGTACGAAGTTAGTATGAAAGTGTATGGCATCAGCTGTCGAGTTCCAATTCTTGTTGTTCCAGGACAACATGATGATTTAATTCTTGGCACCAACTTGATCAAGCATATTGTGAATCAAATGAAGAACACAGATGAGTATTGGGACTTCATATCGCAAAGCGCTACACAGTTATCACCGGATGGTGAACACTTTTTGGATGTGATGTCAAATCTCACTCGCTGGCGACATGATGAGATCCCTAGCAAAATCGGAACAATAAAGCTTCATCATGCTGTCACTCTTGCTGCTAGACAAGAACATTTAGTGTGGGGAAGACTGCCCAGCGACACTTTATTGTCCCTCGGGAGTACCATTCTTGTTGAACCAACTACCTCCAAGACTATGCCAAGAAACATCATGGTAGCTCGTGTGATAACATCTATGTGGGGTGATAGGTGGGTACCTATGAAAATAACCAATTTGTCAGACCAACCTGTCACGCTAAGGAAGAATCGGAAATTGGCAGATGTTTCACCTTGTTTGGCTGTTGAAGATTTCCCAGTTTTGCAGGGCACTGGAAAGATAAAGGAGGTTAGTTCAGAGATGCAAGCTTCTCCAAATTATACTTCAAATTTGAGACTGCAAGATGTTGGGTTAAGTGAAATTGACATTGATCTCTGCAAAGTTACTGATGCATCCAAAGAGAAACTTGTACAGTTATTGGTGAATTACAATGATGTGTTTTCAAAGCATCCCTTAGACTGTGGTGAGGCTAAGGAGTTTGAACACCGTATCCGACTTACAGATGAGAGGCCTTTCCGGTTGCCATATCGGAGGATCCCTCCTGCTCATTACCAGAAGCTGCGTCAGGTGTTAACTGAGATGGAGGAGCAAGGGATAATTAGAAAATCGGTAAGCGAATATGCATCGCCTTTGGTGCTTGTGTGGAAAAAGGATGGAAGCCTCCGCATCTGTACGGACTTCAGGTGGCTTAATGCGAGGACACTCAAGGATGCTCACCCACTCCCTCATCAGTCCGACTGTCTCGCTGCTTTAGGAGGTAACAATTACTTCAGCACCTTGGACTTAACCTCCGGATTCTACAATTTGCCTATGCatgaacaagacaaaaaatacacCGCGTTCATTACTCCTATGGGACTACATGAGTATAACCGCATGCCACAAGGCTTGTGCAACAGCCCAGCTTCGTTCATGCGGATGATGCTTAGCATTTTTGGGGATATGAACTTTAGCAGTCTGCTCTGCTATTTGGATGATTTACTTGTGTTTGCACCCACGGAGCAAGAGGCTTTAAGCAGGTTGGAAATGGTTTTTCAGCGGCTTAGGTTATATCACCTGAAACTGAGTcccaaaaaatgtcatttcttgCGTGATTCAGTGAGATTCTTGGGTCATATTATTTCTGGCCATGGCATCTCAGTGGACTTCACGAAGGTGGATGTTATATCCAAAATGTCCAAGTTGCAACTTATGGAGGAAGATGGTTGCACTCCATCAGCGCGAAGAATCAAGTCATTTCTAGGAATGATTTTCTACTATCAACACTTCATCCATAATTGTTCTTCGATCGCCAAGCCTCTCTTTGCTCTAACTGCGGGTCAGAAGAGACGAGGTAAAGAGAAAGTTAGGAAGCCTGTTGGCACATTCAGAAAGCTGAATCCAAGTGATTGGACGGAGGACTGTGACATTGCTTTCAATACACTCAAAGAGAGGTTGTCGAACTGTGCTGTGCTAGCACATCCTGATTTCTCTAGGCCTTTGATTCTCTCAATTGACGCATCTTTAGATGGGTTAGGTGCTGTGCTATCCCAAGTTCCAGCAGGGGAAGAAATAGCTCGGCCTATTGCCTTCGCCAGCAAGACCCTAACCGTGTCACAGAGGAAGTACCCTGCGCACAGGCTCGAGTTTTTGGCTTTGAAATGGAGTGTGTGCGAAAAGTTCAGCCACTGGCTCAAGGGGCACAGCTTCACAGTTTGGACTGACAACAATCCACTTACACACATTATGACTAAGCCAAAACTCGATGCCTGTGAACAAAGGTGGGTTTCAAAATTAGCCTCTTATTCTTTTGACATAAAACATATTGCAGGAGTCAAGAACATTGTGGCTGATACCTTAAGCAGAGATCCATTTGCAAGGTCAATTAGTCATAGGCTCATGAATGAGAGTTACAACCGCTTACTTAACGAAGTTGATGCTGTAGGAGAAGAAGGAATACAGGATGTGTTTCGTCTGAAGGTTGAGTGTCACAAGATGAGTGATCAGCCTGGATGTCAGTCAAGTTGTCatgtgcagtcatgtgatccagtAACCGTCAAGACACTTTGCCATGTCCAAGATGATTGGGAAATGGCGACAGTGACGCGAGCAGTTCAGCTGGTGCAGTTAGTTCAGCAGATTGCAGCTACTAGCCAAGGTGAACAGCCTCTACCCATGTTCTCTCATGATGAGTTGGAAAGAAGTCAAGAGCTCGACCTTACCATTTCCAAGGTTCTCCCTTTTGTACTTCGTAAAAGACGCCCTtcaagaagagagaaagaaaagctcGACTACAGAGCTTTAGCCCTTGTCAAGCAATGGGATCACCTAAAAGTGTGTGATGGGATTCTGTACAGGTTAACTAAGGACCCAATAAGCAGACAGAGAAGACATCAGTATGTTCTGCCTCATAGCATGGTAGAAAAAGTTCTACACGGTCTTCACGATCTTGCCGGTCACCAAGGACAGGCTAGAACAGTTCATTTGGCAAGACAGCGCTTCTTCTGGCCCAagatggagagcgagatcagagAATATGTGAAGTGTTGCAAGAGGTGTATTCTGGCAAAAACACCTGAGCCAGCTGCTCGAGCTCCATTGGAAAGTATTCAAACTTCTGCACCTATGGAGTTGGTTTGTCTTGACTTTTGGAGTGCAGAGGATAACAAGCAGCGTTCAGTGGATGTGTTGGTCTTGACAGATCATTTCACTAAACTCGCTCATGCCTTTCCTTGCATTAACCAAACGGCAAAGCAAGTTGCTCGAAAGTTATGGGATCATGTGTTCTGCGTGTATGGGTTCCCTGAGCGGATCCATACGGATCAAGGCACAAATTTTGAGAGTGAGCTTATTGCTGAATTGCTAGCACTTTCTGGGGTTTCCAAATCTCGTACAACTGCCTATCATCCTATGGGAAATGGCATCACAGAGCGGTTCAACCGAACATTAGGAAATATGCTTCGCTCCTTACCCCTGAGATCTAAGGATAAGTGGCCACAACAAATTCAGACTCTGACCTTCGCTTACAACTCAACAATACATGAGACGACTGGTTACGCACCTTTCCAACTCATGTTTGGACCTGTCCCACGATTACCTGTGGACATAATGTTCAAGCAAGTATCGAAGGATCCGGTGATTGTTGATTATAGCAGCTATGTTGCAACTTTAATGTCTCACCTTCACGAAGCAGCTGAAATTGCTCAAAAACATGCTGTACAAGAACAGAGGAAACAGACCAAGATTTATAACCGCAAGATCAAGGGAGTACATTTGAGCAATGGAGATAGAGTGCTCATTGCCAATAAAGGAGAAAGAGGAAAAAGGAAGTTGGCAGATAGATGGGAACCTACTGTGTACACCATTGTGGATAATGATCCccagacacacatatacaaagtGAAGGATGACAAAGGGCACACTAAAGTGGTACATCGGAACATGCTCTTAGACATTAGTTTCTTACCAGTGATATGTCCTGAGGATGAAACATGTGGATCAACGGTTGCCGATTGCTCAAATGATTTTGAGTGTGAGAGCCGATCAACAAATTCCACTGATTCCTTGGAGGATGAAGAtcctgaaaacaaaacacattcattAGTATTAAATGAGGATGTTTCAAAGAGTTCAAAACCTTTTGATGTACAAATGGAACAGGAGGAAGATGAAGGTGATGACACTTACTGTGTTAATTCTGGTCAAGACAGTCAAAACCAGATGCTCCCTGATAAAACATTGAACACAGGAAATTCTGATTGTGACAATGCATCATTGGCAACATCTGATTTGACCAATTCAGGTATTACTGACTCTGATTTACCTGTCTGTGATGATGCGTCAATGCCAGGTCCTGAACAAGGCACAATTACAACACGGGCTGGTAGAGTAGTAAAAAAAGTCAACCGTTTGATTGAGACTATGGCCCAAAAGCCATTTAAAATGGCAAACttgtcaaacagattccagaaaaagtCACAGTCCCTTTTAAGCCTATTCTAA